Part of the Vigna radiata var. radiata cultivar VC1973A chromosome 11, Vradiata_ver6, whole genome shotgun sequence genome is shown below.
atttgaatttctcattaGATGAGAAGTTGAATTTCTCACGagatgataatttaaatttctcacgagatgagaatttgaatttctcacgATATGATAATTTGGATTTCTCACGAGATGANNNNNNNNNNNNNNNNNNNNNNNNNNNNNNNNNNNNNNNNNNNNNNNNNNNNNNNNNNNNNNNNNNNNNNNNNNNNNNNNNNNNNNNNNNNNNNNNNNNNNNNNNNNNNNNNNNNNNNNNNNNNNNNNNNNNNNNNNNNNNNNNNNNNNNNNNNNNNNNNNNNNNNNNNNNNNNNNNNNNNNNNNNNNNNNNNNNNNNNNNNNNNNNNNNNNNNNNNNNNNNNNNNNNNNNNNNNNNNNNNNNNNNNNNNNNNNNNNNNNNNNNNNNNNNNNNNNNNNNNNNNNNNNNNNNNNNNNNNNNNNNNNNNNNNNNNNNNNNNNNNNNNNNNNNNNNNNNNNNNNNNNNNNNNNNNTTTGAATtactcatgagatgagaatttaaatttctcattagatggaaatttgaatttctgatgagaatttgaatttaaattaaatttctcaGTTTAGTTTTGTGTAAGACAGCCTTAGTTTCACAGTCTCAAACTTAGTTTACATACAACTCTAACCCACCCTTATTCTACATTTTTCCatgattgtatttatttatttttgtataatatttattttaatttacttatatccaacaataaaaataatcatattaagtTCAATACtaagtaatttaatattaatacaaaataacaaccaaagaaaaaaaaaaactaaattaggaCAAATTAAGATAAAACTCATTGTCCaattaaaaaaactcaattgaaaatagaaaattttcatatacagaaaaaactaaaaagtattaagatgtatcaaaatttaatttaattaagcctataataaaagaataaaataaataagaaaaagaaggatgAATTTGGTTATGTTACTTATGGAGATAAAATCACAGCACATGTACATGATTAAGAAGATAGAAGAAATGACAGTTCTAAAGAGCCTTTCCATTCTTCACCAGGCTTCAGCGTGATTGGGTTTTCAACTGCTGCACCATCAACGCAAAGCATTTGCTGGTACTCTTTATCTCCTAAATCTGCTATGGACTTCGACTTTTTCAACCAAGGATTCCAAACAACTGTTAAATAACAAAATGCGACATGATTTGTTAGTagtgtaaaaataaatagtattttttttttaaaaaaaaactaaccaaTATCAGGAAGTCCATCCTTTGTTATTATCACTGTTCTCTTCTTGTAATGATCCCGAACAGCAACCACATTGTTACAATCAGTATAAATCCTATCAACCTCTGATTCAAATGTCAAAGAAACTCCCTGTTCTGTAAATCGTTGTTTCTGCAACAGGTTATCAAGATAGTATAGCGTTTCCAACCCTTCTATCCTCACCTCACTGTCAACAATTAACTagttataaatttatcaaaatatatgctcagaaatatttacaaattatacCTACCTAATATCAGAGACTGACAAATATGTATGATAGACCATGCAGAAACTGAAATTCTTTCTATCCACATTTCTGATGCGTGACGTCAAACCCAGAATGCCCATTGCTGTCAAAGAAATTCTTAGGCGAAACTCGAAGCTGAATAGGATAATGTAAAGTGATATTCAGAActtgaaattataaaagaaaaattcattgatGTAAGAGGAAAATGTTAAATCTACATTTCGAACCTATGTGGCCATATTTTGGCATCTTCTTTAGATGATTTTAGCAACAAATCAACGTACACTTTTGTCTTGAAATCACCTGAAAGGTGTGGAGGATTTTCTTCGATAACCCAGATCCTGTTTCTGGCAAATCCATGATTCTCCtctgtttctctgtttttgaaCTACACAAAAATCACACCAATTTTTATCTTATGCACGACTAAATGTAACATTGTATagtattgattaaaatttagaagaaattatTCATACTTCTGGAAAACAGATTGAAATTCCTCCTCTCACAGCATTGGGAGGATTAAAGATTgcctataaaaataaaaaagaattaaccAATAGaagaattcaaaaataaattcaagaatcTTAAAATACATTAACTAAGACAGAGACTAAGACAGAGATGAGATAAATACTTTTTTGCTTAAAAAGAGTAACTCTCCGGTTAGTTTTGTTTTCCAAGAAACAACTTGAGCTCCTAACAAACTAACAGTTGCAGAAGCATCATTATTTCGGAGAATGAGTTGGGTTATTCCATTATTGTCTTTGACGAGTTCTATAGATTCAAGAGGATTCTCATCCGGTTTCTGTGGTGATGGTCCAGAAGTAGTAACTGATTTctgtggtgatggtggtggtctTTTATCTGCTCCCGCTGAAGCCTTCATCTCGAATTTCTTGATGAAACAAGAAACTGTATGTATATGAGTGAGAGCTATAATAAGGAAAATCAACGTGATGGAAATGGTGAAACAAGAAACTTTTATCTTCTGGCAATCTAAAACCCAAAACCTCAACTAACTAACTAAGGAGGAGACCTGATATTATGTTAAACCACGGAATAAAATGCAATATTTCATTCATACCTTTTGACGTAGCAttgtattgaaaataataaaagcagaaaacaactttcaatttatttttaactaactacgtcaataatttaaaaatttcagatttgtttattctgaaatataaattaattaaaaaaaatattgttttcttattctGAAATaacagtaattttttttaattcatttgataatatttttacaaatatttaaatatactttatttcaaatttcagttacactattataatatttaaatataagattaataaaatttaaatacaattaatcAGGTTTGTGAAATGTCAGTAACCACCAAATAtagattaaaaagtaaaaagtaaaaataatttacatattaaatataatctaTAAGACTATtgatataaattacatttttaaaaaagaggATTTTTTAATCGAGTATCCAGGAATTAAAGAATTGAAGACAAAATGTCAAATTAAAgtagatcaatttttttttcattctcgaAGAAGTGTATATTTTACCAGAATTTTCTTCCAATATGAAGCAATAGTATCATTGAAGTAGATACATCACTGTAAATATAAGTCATGAAAAAATTTAACGAACAATTTATATGTAACAGACTATAATCAATTATACcatatacataatataatatctattataaatatactttattataaaaaattattaatatttaagtatatGAGGTATAATAATgtgttttgaatattattttctaatataacgaatatttttgttattatttttctaaaaaactatatttctattataataaataaaaaataaatataaaataaagataataggTTAATAATATATCTATCAACATATAACGCTAACCTACTATTATcctatatttttgtattaatttatttttgtttagcatctattttaatttacttttatccAACAATAAAAATCATCCTCAATGCtaagtaatttaatattaatacaaaatagcttggaaaaaaaaattaaattaggacaaattaagataataacctattctccaattaaaaaaaatattaataaaattcatttaaaattattaagatatatcaaaattaaatataattaagcctATAATAAAATAAGGTGATTAGTTTATGACTAAGGTGTTGCTTGTGATGTTGCTAATGAACTTCGTAAAAATAGATAACGTGAAGGTTTCTTTCCATCTCCAAATCTCTGGCATAGTCACTTTATGTATAAGTAACTACTTCATCTTCTCCGCCCTTCCTGTAAAACATTCTCACTCCGCTTTTGAAGAATTCCTTCTGCTTTCCAACTCGTTGTTTTCCTTTGATACAATCTTTGCACAACTTTGATGGAGATAGTAAGTTGTGGTAACCCATCAATCATTCTCCTTCCTtgttataagaaaagaaaggatgaaaattgtGTTTCTTATACAATGATAAAAAGATAGTagaattgatatatatatataattattcagaacaatataaaaaaagaatataaatataaaaatatatgataataaatgtACATATATGaactaagaataaaataattccaatatccctGGAAGAGTTTTCAGGCCTTCAAAGCCTAAATGCTCATATCTGCAAATACCAAAGGTGCACGAAGTATTAGTAACAACCTAGAACATGTATATTTGACTCGAGGACATGTTCACTTTCATGATTAAT
Proteins encoded:
- the LOC106776589 gene encoding putative glucose-6-phosphate 1-epimerase, with amino-acid sequence MKASAGADKRPPPSPQKSVTTSGPSPQKPDENPLESIELVKDNNGITQLILRNNDASATVSLLGAQVVSWKTKLTGELLFLSKKAIFNPPNAVRGGISICFPEFKNRETEENHGFARNRIWVIEENPPHLSGDFKTKVYVDLLLKSSKEDAKIWPHSFEFRLRISLTAMGILGLTSRIRNVDRKNFSFCMVYHTYLSVSDISEVRIEGLETLYYLDNLLQKQRFTEQGVSLTFESEVDRIYTDCNNVVAVRDHYKKRTVIITKDGLPDIVVWNPWLKKSKSIADLGDKEYQQMLCVDGAAVENPITLKPGEEWKGSLELSFLLSS